A stretch of the Lolium perenne isolate Kyuss_39 chromosome 3, Kyuss_2.0, whole genome shotgun sequence genome encodes the following:
- the LOC127336744 gene encoding uncharacterized protein, which translates to MGLSADMLKESDTGFHGIIPTRPAYPLGKISLDVVFGTPSNFRKERLEFEVVDWESQYHAILGRPAFVKFMAVPHYAYLKLKMPDNNGTALTVHGSFSRSDNCDREFQKIASKFGVREELNAIE; encoded by the coding sequence ATGGGATTATCTGCTGATATGCTGAAAGAATCCGATACTGGTTTCCATGGAATCATCCCAACCCGACCCGCTTACCCCCTCGGTAAGATTTCGCTAGATGTCGTCTTCGGGACTCCAAGCAACTTCAGAAAGGAGAGGCTCGAATTCGAGGTAGTTGATTGggaatcgcagtaccacgctatcCTTGGCAGGCCAGCATTCGTGAAGTTCATGGCAGTTCCTCATTATGCATATTTGAAGTTAAAGATGCCAGACAACAATGGGACAGCATTAACCGTTCATGGAAGCTTTTCTCGTTCTGATAACTGCGACAGGgaatttcagaagatcgcctccaagTTTGGAGTCAGGGAGGAGCTCAACGCAATCGAATAA